In one Saccharibacillus brassicae genomic region, the following are encoded:
- a CDS encoding Gfo/Idh/MocA family protein produces the protein MAKIRLAVIGLGNMGRNMVHRLVPQYAEQVQLIALCDSSADSLRRESEAAGGGLKLHTDYRELFGQNEPDLVYIAVPPSMHDEVAREAFARGIHVFCEKPLANSLEEAKQMLELARQAGGLLNVVHFSFPLEAAVLEFRRRVERGDAGEIRRIDLYLEFPQWPRAWQQNDWIATRREGGYLLEVGIHWIQMIQQAFGPIVAVRSDVEFPADPRLSESVTRAVLRLQSGAEIHLSGTDRRHGEERVSLVVQGSGGTVALENWGSLYAGAAGEEPQPVEVPEEDGELPIFKQVLRLLRGEPGTAYDFRDGYNAQVVLEALRDPAPGGGFVDLTERLIGPDA, from the coding sequence ATGGCAAAAATCAGACTGGCCGTGATCGGCCTCGGCAATATGGGCCGCAATATGGTTCACCGCCTCGTTCCGCAGTATGCGGAGCAGGTACAATTAATCGCGCTGTGCGACAGCAGCGCGGACAGCCTGCGGCGCGAGAGCGAAGCGGCAGGCGGCGGCCTGAAGCTGCATACGGATTACCGCGAACTGTTCGGGCAGAACGAACCGGATCTGGTCTATATCGCGGTGCCGCCGTCCATGCATGACGAAGTGGCTCGGGAGGCTTTTGCGCGGGGCATTCACGTGTTCTGCGAAAAGCCGCTCGCGAACAGTCTCGAAGAAGCGAAACAGATGCTGGAACTCGCGCGGCAGGCCGGCGGCCTGCTGAACGTGGTCCATTTCTCGTTCCCGCTGGAAGCGGCGGTGCTGGAATTCCGGCGGCGCGTCGAACGTGGCGATGCCGGGGAGATTCGGCGGATCGACCTGTACCTGGAGTTTCCGCAGTGGCCGCGCGCGTGGCAGCAGAACGACTGGATCGCGACGCGGCGCGAAGGCGGCTATCTGCTCGAAGTGGGCATCCACTGGATCCAGATGATCCAGCAGGCATTCGGTCCGATCGTCGCCGTGCGCAGCGACGTGGAGTTCCCGGCGGACCCGCGGCTGAGCGAGAGCGTGACCCGTGCCGTGCTGCGGCTGCAAAGCGGCGCGGAGATTCATCTGTCCGGCACGGACCGCCGGCACGGCGAAGAGCGCGTATCGCTCGTCGTGCAGGGTTCCGGCGGCACCGTGGCGCTGGAGAACTGGGGCAGCCTGTATGCCGGCGCGGCCGGCGAGGAGCCGCAGCCCGTCGAAGTGCCGGAAGAAGACGGCGAACTGCCGATCTTCAAGCAGGTGCTGCGTCTGCTGCGCGGCGAACCGGGCACCGCGTACGATTTCCGCGACGGCTACAACGCGCAGGTCGTGCTCGAAGCGCTGCGCGATCCCGCGCCGGGCGGCGGATTCGTCGATCTGACGGAGCGGTTGATCGGCCCGGATGCTTAA
- a CDS encoding glycoside hydrolase family 43 protein, whose amino-acid sequence MSVPSAYNEASDIRHPRTGHRLSDMPVHDPFVLADARSGTYYLYSGASPTLNGVDRHGVLVYKSTDLDEWEGPYAVFAVPDGVWAHPQHGAWAPEVHEYGGKYYLFVTLHNEERLLEGEPVQGYAKHWRGTATAVGDTPEGPFELLKPDSPVVPAERMTLDGTLYVDEAGAPWMVYCHEWIQTLDGTIEAVRLTEDLSSAAGEPTLLLRASSAPWLGSAPAADTPLAPEAPAGEAAVYVTDGCQLYRTSNGSLVMLWSSYEQGSYVQTIARSTSGRLEGPWEQLDPLVRGDSGHGMLFRAFDGRLLLILHRPFSMPESRGYLYEMEDTGDTFRVVG is encoded by the coding sequence ATGTCCGTCCCGTCTGCCTACAATGAAGCTTCCGATATCCGGCATCCGCGAACAGGCCACCGCCTGTCCGATATGCCTGTCCATGATCCGTTCGTGCTCGCCGATGCCCGCAGCGGAACCTATTATCTGTACAGCGGAGCGTCGCCGACGCTGAACGGCGTGGATCGCCACGGGGTGTTGGTGTACAAAAGCACGGATCTGGACGAATGGGAAGGGCCGTACGCCGTGTTCGCCGTTCCGGACGGCGTCTGGGCCCATCCGCAGCACGGCGCGTGGGCGCCGGAAGTACACGAATACGGCGGCAAATATTATCTGTTCGTGACGCTGCACAACGAGGAACGCCTGCTTGAAGGCGAGCCGGTGCAGGGCTACGCCAAGCATTGGCGGGGTACGGCGACCGCGGTGGGCGATACGCCCGAAGGGCCGTTCGAGCTGCTGAAGCCGGATTCGCCGGTAGTGCCGGCCGAGCGGATGACGCTCGACGGCACGCTGTACGTCGACGAAGCCGGCGCGCCGTGGATGGTCTACTGCCACGAATGGATCCAGACGTTGGACGGCACGATCGAAGCGGTACGGCTGACGGAAGATCTGTCGTCCGCCGCCGGCGAGCCGACCTTGCTGCTGCGGGCTTCGTCCGCGCCGTGGCTTGGCTCGGCGCCCGCGGCGGATACTCCGCTTGCCCCGGAAGCCCCTGCCGGCGAAGCTGCCGTCTACGTGACCGACGGCTGCCAGCTCTACCGGACGTCGAACGGCAGTCTGGTCATGCTCTGGTCGAGCTACGAGCAGGGCAGCTATGTGCAGACGATCGCGCGCTCGACGAGCGGCCGCCTCGAAGGCCCGTGGGAGCAGCTCGATCCGCTCGTCAGAGGCGACAGCGGGCACGGCATGCTGTTCCGCGCGTTCGACGGCCGCCTGCTGCTGATCCTGCATCGTCCGTTCAGCATGCCGGAATCGCGCGGTTATCTGTACGAAATGGAAGATACGGGAGACACCTTCCGGGTCGTGGGCTGA